In Stieleria varia, one genomic interval encodes:
- a CDS encoding sigma-70 family RNA polymerase sigma factor codes for MINPETRASLILRLGDPADDLAWAEFLQVYEPMLFRLSSRWGLQEADAREVVQETLLAVAKSIGKFADDRQAGSFRRWLATITRNKLADHLTKRSRQESGSGDTDVHRWLEQQASETSSASLWDWNEKRQVFAWAAESVRSQVSDQTWQAFYRTNVQGQSVQQVAAELGMREGMIYVARSRVMSRLRKAVQLWTDSPDEVSL; via the coding sequence GTGATCAATCCAGAAACACGAGCGAGTCTGATCTTACGACTGGGAGACCCGGCCGATGACTTGGCCTGGGCCGAGTTTCTGCAAGTCTACGAGCCCATGCTGTTCAGACTTTCCTCACGGTGGGGGCTACAAGAAGCCGACGCGAGAGAAGTCGTGCAGGAGACGTTGTTGGCGGTCGCTAAATCGATCGGAAAGTTTGCCGACGACAGACAAGCGGGCAGTTTTCGACGCTGGCTGGCCACGATCACTCGCAACAAGCTGGCCGATCATTTGACCAAGAGGTCGCGTCAGGAAAGTGGTAGCGGCGACACGGATGTGCACCGCTGGTTGGAACAGCAAGCGAGTGAGACATCGTCCGCCAGTCTTTGGGATTGGAACGAAAAGCGACAGGTTTTTGCTTGGGCGGCCGAGTCTGTGCGGTCTCAAGTCAGCGACCAAACTTGGCAAGCGTTCTATCGCACCAACGTTCAGGGTCAAAGCGTCCAGCAGGTGGCAGCGGAATTGGGAATGCGTGAAGGCATGATCTACGTCGCTCGCAGCCGAGTCATGTCAAGGCTTCGCAAAGCCGTTCAGCTTTGGACCGATTCGCCAGACGAGGTCTCGTTATGA
- a CDS encoding serine/threonine-protein kinase, producing MKCNASLLQALVQQSIDPGDDAEAIAGHLETCVRCQQTLTELGGDKQWWNDARDWLSIAPDDVMPSAQCCPLPPIDLSFLETPTHPEMLGRIGRYEVESVLGRGGMGVVLRAYDSDLHRSVAIKVLAPEWAASIPARQRFAREAQAAASVAHENVIPIYNVAADATLPYLVMRYVPGMTLQRWVTTHGPPDVASILRIAGQLAEGLAAAHRRGLVHRDIKPGNVMVGENIDRIWLTDFGLARAADSVTLTQTGIIAGTPNYMSPEQARGENVDHQSDLFSLGCLLYFLATGRPPFESENTLAVLHRIVTDDAQPLAMHRQDLPPAFTRLVHRLLHRQRSKRPADCEAVISELGVAQMQLDAGRTARVPFTKRTRRLLWAGGLVACIGLIVAMSPLQTLDPNRDSNGDDGRRISAGNRDGNRQTRPQAIQVSPYINQAASQIENAAWLDSRQLQIRIEKVDALVNRMKQAEPTDAVPGMQLSNQQWRNEINRLEHLIRLSQQR from the coding sequence ATGAAATGCAATGCTTCGTTGCTGCAAGCACTCGTCCAACAGAGCATCGATCCAGGGGACGATGCCGAAGCGATCGCCGGTCATCTGGAAACGTGCGTTCGATGTCAGCAGACTTTGACCGAACTGGGTGGCGACAAACAATGGTGGAACGATGCCAGAGATTGGCTGTCCATTGCGCCGGATGACGTTATGCCATCCGCACAATGTTGCCCCCTGCCGCCGATCGACTTGAGCTTTCTGGAGACGCCGACGCATCCCGAGATGCTCGGTCGTATCGGACGTTATGAAGTCGAATCGGTGCTCGGCCGGGGCGGCATGGGAGTCGTACTGCGTGCCTACGATAGTGATTTGCATCGCAGTGTGGCCATCAAAGTGTTGGCACCTGAGTGGGCGGCATCCATCCCGGCGCGTCAACGCTTCGCCCGCGAAGCCCAAGCGGCCGCCAGTGTTGCCCACGAGAACGTGATCCCGATCTACAACGTGGCCGCGGACGCGACCTTGCCCTACTTGGTGATGCGTTATGTGCCAGGAATGACGTTGCAGCGCTGGGTGACGACTCATGGACCGCCGGATGTAGCGTCCATTTTGCGGATCGCGGGTCAACTGGCAGAAGGCTTGGCGGCAGCCCATCGGCGCGGATTGGTTCATCGTGACATCAAACCAGGCAACGTCATGGTGGGCGAGAACATCGACCGCATTTGGTTGACCGACTTCGGTTTGGCACGCGCGGCCGATTCCGTCACGCTGACCCAAACCGGCATCATCGCCGGCACCCCCAACTACATGAGTCCCGAGCAAGCGCGTGGGGAAAACGTTGATCACCAGAGTGACCTTTTCAGTCTGGGTTGCCTGCTCTATTTCCTGGCCACCGGACGACCTCCGTTCGAATCGGAAAACACGCTCGCTGTGCTGCACCGCATCGTCACCGATGATGCCCAGCCGTTGGCAATGCACCGACAAGATTTGCCGCCGGCATTCACTCGACTGGTGCATCGTTTGCTCCATCGTCAACGATCCAAACGGCCAGCCGATTGTGAGGCCGTGATCTCCGAACTGGGCGTTGCTCAAATGCAACTGGACGCCGGCCGGACTGCTCGAGTGCCATTCACAAAACGAACACGCCGGCTTCTTTGGGCCGGCGGTTTGGTCGCCTGTATCGGACTGATCGTCGCGATGTCGCCGTTGCAAACGTTGGATCCGAATCGTGATTCCAATGGCGACGATGGAAGACGCATTTCAGCGGGCAACCGAGACGGGAATCGCCAAACACGCCCACAGGCGATCCAAGTCAGTCCCTACATCAATCAAGCGGCCAGCCAAATCGAGAACGCCGCTTGGCTTGATTCACGGCAGTTACAAATTCGTATCGAAAAAGTGGACGCGCTCGTGAATCGGATGAAACAAGCCGAACCGACCGATGCCGTTCCTGGCATGCAGCTTAGCAACCAGCAATGGCGAAACGAAATCAATCGTTTGGAGCACCTGATCCGCCTGTCGCAGCAACGCTGA
- a CDS encoding SxtJ family membrane protein gives MFAQQELTDQQLKYFGLSLSGLLLALAAVTYWTWHAGIVAAGLVIGAVVLLAIYYATASARRPIYRGFRIITFPIQWMMTWIVLGLVYFLVLTPIGLVLRLAGKSLRQKYPDSSLWQPRTKEDEPSGYFKTY, from the coding sequence ATGTTTGCCCAACAAGAATTGACCGATCAGCAACTGAAGTACTTTGGGTTGTCCCTGAGCGGGTTGCTGCTGGCGTTGGCGGCAGTGACGTACTGGACATGGCACGCAGGGATTGTTGCCGCTGGGTTGGTGATTGGAGCGGTGGTCCTGTTGGCGATCTACTACGCGACTGCGTCTGCGCGACGACCCATCTATCGTGGCTTTCGGATCATCACGTTCCCGATCCAATGGATGATGACTTGGATCGTCCTTGGGCTGGTCTATTTCCTGGTTCTGACACCGATCGGACTGGTGTTACGTCTCGCCGGGAAAAGTCTTCGGCAAAAATATCCGGATTCGTCTCTTTGGCAGCCCCGCACGAAAGAAGATGAACCCTCGGGATACTTCAAGACGTACTAG